AATCATACTCTGGAGCCATTTCCAAGAAATTCTCTTTGGTGAATTCTTGGCTGCGGTCTTCACCCAACAAACCAATAGCATCTGCACGGCATTGACGGCAGTGGCGCATCATTTTCATGTTGCCAGCACACTGGTCTTGAACTGATTTGAGTTCTTTTTGTGAGGGGCCGCGTTGACCTGTTAAGCCGAAGTGTGTACCGTGTTCTGGTGCAGAAATCAAAGGCATGATGTTGTGCAAGAATGCACCACGCTCACGAATTGCTTTGTTGACTTCAACTAAGTGTTGGTCGTTGATTCCGGGAATCATTACGGAGTTGACCTTGCACAGAATATCGGCTTCTCTCAAAGCTTGTAAGCCTTCTAACTGCTTTTCGAGCAGAATTTTGGCTCCTTCAACACCTCTGTAACGCTTGCGCTTATAGTGAACCCAAGAGTAAATCTGCGCGCCGATTTCTGGGTCGATGGTATTTAGGGTGATAGTAACGTGATCTATATTTAATTGTTTAATGCGATCGATGTATTCAGTTAGCATCAAACCGTTAGTTGATAAGCAAAGCTTGATATCTGGTGCTTTGTCTGCAATCAACTCAAAGGTGCGGAATGTTTTGTCTGGGTTGGCTAGAGGGTCGCCAGGGCCAGCGATTCCCAAAACTGTCATTTGGGGAATTTTGCCTGCGATAACCAACGCTTTGTGTGCTGCTTCTTCCGGTGTCAGTAACTCGCTCACTACACCAGGACGGCTTTCGTTGGCGCAGTCATATTTGCGGTTGCAATAGTTGCATTGAATGTTGCAAGCAGGTGCAACTGCAACGTGCATTCTCGCGTAATGGTGGTGAGCTTCTTCGCTGTAGCAGGGATGTTTAGCAATACGTTCTTGGAGCTTTTCGTCCATTTCCACGGTGGCGCTGCTTTTGCTGTCGCATCCGCAACCACCAGATTTTGCTTGGGTAGGTGTCGATTCAGTAACGGAGGAGCCTGTAACCTGTGGTGTCATTGAATTTCGCAAATGTCGGTGGACTAAGCTGCCACTGTGGGAGATGCCGTTGCTATTTTTATTGCCCTAGTAGAATGGAAGTCACGGCCATCACACTGCCCGCAGGAGTGCATCCTTTGGTTGTAGCAAAGCCACTTAGTGGGCAACTTCGCTGATGATGGCAGGCTATGAATCCTTGTGTTTCGGCTGGTGTGTGTCAACTTTGAGGTTTTGGGTAGAGTTGGTGTGTACAGCCGCGACTTCGATTCACCGAGGCATGGTGCTATCTCATCCCTCCACTCACTTTTGGCTCGTTGTTTTGTTTCGAGTCATTGGTGATTGGCGATATATGATTTATAGCAGCCGTTTTTTAGCTCGACTGAAGTTACATTTGGATAGAATTTATTGGATTTATTAGATTTGTACTCAAATCTGCAAACCTTGATATTGAGCTATAAAAAAGTTTATAAATTTTATTTTTGGGTAGGGGTTCTAGTATTTTTAGGTCAGGGTTCTTGTATTTTTAGAGTGGGGTTTAGGATTTCTTTGTACTCAGCTATAACCCAATATCAGCAAAGCTTTGAGGCTGTTTGCTGCTGATTTCGGGATACAAAAAATTGTACTCAACCCCTCACAAATCTTGCCAAAAATAGCGATTGCTTAAGGATTTAAGGGGGAAAAACTGGAGTAGATTCGTAGGTACTACTCCAGATACGTGCGAAATTCAATTCTGTATACAACATATCATTTTTTTTTAGAGAAAAATGTAATTCACATTTTCTTAATTTTTGTCAGTTTAATGAAATTAAATCGCACTGAAAAGTATGATAATGTTGGGTTTCGCGGTTTTATAAACTAGCCAAATTAATGAATATTATTTGCAAAAATTAATTTTTTTATATAAAAAGTAAAATATTTTGATATTGAAATTGCAGCATATCTAACAGATAGCACAAAAAGTTAATTACGTCACAAATGAAGGGCGATCGCCAGACATCGCCAGACATTGCCACAAGAGGTTAGTATTTGTACTCCGCAGTGGTCAGGTATTTACTCACAAGAAAACCACTTCCTTTCCCAAACAGATTTACAGGAGGAATGTTAATAGAACTTACACACCAAAATTATTTGTGGGGATTGGTTGTGGTGCATACTTTTGACTGCACTCAGTAACGGATATAGGGTGTAAGGGTTTTGAATATCTTCTTACACCCTGCTCTAAAACCTTAATTTTTCGTTTTTTTGCGTAAGTCCTAGTTAAGAAGGCATTCCCGAAAAATAATGATAATATGGTTGTTTTATTTTTACTGTTGGTTTAAGTACTACATTTTTCTACGTAATATTGTTGGGATAAAATATGCAGAAGAAAGCACTTATTTGTGGTGTATCAGGGCAAGATGGGGCTTATTTAGCAGAGTTACTATTAAACCGGGGATACATTGTCTGTGGGACTTCACGAGACGCACAGATGTCCTCGTTTCATAATTTAGTGCGCTTGGGCATCCGTGATCAAATTAAACTAGCATCTGTGGCGTTGACTGATTTTCGTAGTGTCTTGCAGGTTTTGACAAAGATTCAGCCTGATGAAGTGTACAACCTAGCTGGACAAAGTTCTGTGGGTTTGTCTTTTGAACAGCCAGTGGAAACTTTAGAGAGTATCGCTACTGGAACTTTGAATTTATTAGAAGCTATTCGTTTTATTGGTGCGCCGATTAAACTTTATAATGCTGGTTCTAGTGAGTGCTTTGGGAATACGGGTGAACAGCCAGCAGATGAAGATACCCCATTTCGTCCGCGCAGTCCTTATGGTGTGGCTAAAGCTACGGCTTTTTGGGAAGTCGCTAATTACAGAGAAGCTTATGGTTTGTTTGCTTGTTCTGGTATTCTATACAACCATGAGTCGCCGTTAAGACCAGAAAGATTTGTAACTCAGAAAATTATTTCTGCGGCTTGTCGTATTGCTCAAGGAACTGATAATCATCTTTATTTGGGAAATCTGTCGGTGCGTCGGGACTGGGGTTGGGCTGCGGAGTATGTGAATGCGATGTATTTAATGTTGCAACAAGAACAACCTGATGATTATGTAATTGCTACTGGCGAGACATCAAAATTAGAGGACTTTGTAGCGCAGGCTTTTGCTTGTGTAGGACTAGACTGGCAGGAATATGTAACTACTGATAGTAGTTTATTACGACCTACTGATATTGTAGTTGGCAGAGGCAACCCAGCGAAAGCAAAAGAAAAGCTGGGATGGCAAGCACAATACACAATGAAAGATGTAGTGCGAATGATGATAGAAGAGAAGCAAAAAGATTATTTGTGAACTTAGCTTTGGCGCAAAGAGGCATTTTTAAACTACAATTCTTTGCGCCTCTATGTGAGATATGATTTTAGTCAATTTATTTAAGTAAATTATAGTGATTTTTGGCGATCGCCTTTTTTTTGCATCGCTGAGGTTAAATCATCCTAAATTCGCCCATGCTGGCTGAGACTGGTGTATATACTCATACTTAAACAATACACTAGGCGATCGCAGTTCTTATGGTGGAATGGATTCTTGGGTGGGTAGCGACTAATGCTGTTGGGGTATTAGTTAAGACAATTATGAATCAGGAATTTGTTAAGGAATTTGCTCAGGAATTAGCCAGAGACTACGCTAAAGACTTTTTCAAAGACCGTTTCAATAATGTCCCCATAGCAATATTTCAGAAAGAACCACTAGAAAAAGCTATTGTTAAAGCTCTGAAAGAATTTTTTGAAATTGTCGAAGAAGAATTAAAATTTCGCAGATTATCTCAAGATGATATTAAGAAATTTGCTAAACCACTCAAGCAATTTATATATCAAAAATCTGTTAAAGAAATTTTAGGTAAGGCTTTTATAGATGATTGCGATTCTCTGGAATATCAACAACTAAAGGAGCGTTGGCATCAACTTAACTTGCCAACTATGCCAGATAAGTTTGATTGGCAATTAGTTACAAATAATTATCTCAGAAAATGTCAACAAATTCTCTTTGATTCTCAAGAATTAAGGGATATTTTGATTATCCAAAAAGTTGATACTCTCATTAAACAGAATCAAGAAAGAGATGGAATTACACCAGATTTTGATTTATACGGATATCAAGAAGCCATCTGCGAATGCTACGGTAATTTGAAGCTGGATAGTTTAGATACGAGTGGTTACGCCTATAACGAACTGAAGTTATGGCGTATGTTTGTCACTCAAAATGTACGCGAAGTGCATCAAGTTTTACCTCAAGTTTATGAATTGCCGAAAGAACATTTAAGAAGGTTACGCGAAAGTGATCAACTAGATGCAGAAATTCAAGCAGAGGAATTAGAACGTTATAAACGAGTTTATTTAGAGCAACCGATACGTTCTGTATTAGATATTGTTAATGACAGGCAGACTTATAAGTATATTGTGATTTTAGGTGATCCTGGTTCTGGTAAGTCTACATTATTGCAATACTTAGCTTTGAATTGGGCAGAATCACCACTTGATAATGTTATCTCATTACCAATCCCGTTGCTCATTGAGTTACGCACTTATATGCGACGGCGCGAGGATAAAGAATGTCATAATTTTTTAGAGTTTTTTCATAAATGTAGCGGTGCAATTACTCACCTAAATCAACATAAACTGCACCAACAGTTAAAAGCTGGTAACGCTGTCGTGATGTTTGATGGTTTAGATGAAGTATTTGAGCCTGGTAAGCGAGAGGATGTGATTACTGATATTCATCGCTTTACTAATGACTATCCTAATGTGCAAGTGATTGTAACTTCTCGTAAAATTGGCTATAAAATGCAACGCTTACGCGATGCTGAGTTTCACCATTTTGAATTGCAAGATTTGGACTCAGAACAAATTCAAGATTTTATTCACCGTTGGCATGAATTAACTTTTAGTGATGAAGCGGATAAAATTAGAAAACGGGAAAGGCTGCAAAGAGGAATTGAGAATTCCAAAGCTATTACTGAACTAGCAGGAAATCCTCTGCTGTTGACGATGATGGCAATTCTAAATCGTAATCAGGAATTGCCTAGAGATAGAGTTACGCTTTACGAACAAGCATCACGGGTACTATTACATCAATGGGATGTAGAAGCAAAATTACTCACATTTTCTGATATAGATCCTTACACAATTGACTTGAAAGATAAACAGGCAATGTTACGCCAGGTTGCTTATAAAATGCAAGCAGCAAAGACAGGTTTAGCAGGAAACCTAATTAGTAAAGATGAGTTAGAAGAAACTTTAATTAGCTATTTACGAGAACGGAGAGTTACCTCAGAAATAAAAATAGCACGCTTGCTGATTGAGCAATTAAGGGAGCGCAACTTTATTTTATGTTTCTTGGGTGCTGATTATTATGCTTTTGTGCATCGGACGTTTTTGGAGTATTTTTGTGCATGGGAGTTTGTTAAGCAATTTGAAAAAAGAGGAACTGCAAATGGTTTAACTATAGAAGCAATAAAAACAGATGTTTTTGGCAAACACTGGCAAGATGAAAAGTGGCATGAGGTATTGCTGCTAATTGCTGGGATGATTGAGGAAGAATTTGTTGGCGACATTATTGATTATTTAATGTCGCTGGATGGGGAAGAGGAAAAGTTTATTAATCTGTTTTTAGCAGCTAAGTGTCTTGCAGAAGTAAGAAATCGCTCAGTAATTAAGTCAGTTGATAAGTTACTCAACAGATTAAAAGACTTAACTCAATATGACCTTTGGTATTATTATGACTCTGGGCGGGATTACAAAGAAACTCAGTTAGTTCGAGAAATTCGCACTCAAGCAGTTATTGCAATTACTTCGACTTGGAAAGATTCAGCTAAAACTCTGCTGCGCCAACTAGTGAGTGAGGATAAAAATTCGGATGTGCGACAGATAGCAGTGCAACAATTAGCTCAAGTTTACAAGGATGACCCCGATACCAAAACTCTGCTGCGCGAATGGGCGAGTGCGGATCAAAATTTGGTTGTGCAACAGATAGCAGTGCAACAATTAGCTCAAGTTTACAAGGATGACCCCGATACCAAAACTCTGCTGCGCGAATGGGCGAGTGCGGATCAAAATTTGGTTGTGCGATACACAGCGGTGGAACAATTAGCTCAAGTTGACAAGGATGACCCCGATACCAAAATTCTGCTGCGCGAATGGGCGAGTGCGGATCAAAATTTGGTTGTGCGATGGACAGCGGTGGAACAATTAGCTCAAGTTTACAAGGATGACCCCGATACCAAAACTCTCCTGCGCCAACGGGTGAGTGCGGATAAAAATTCGATTGTGCGACAGATAGCAGTGCAACAATTAGCTCAAGTTTACAAGGATGACCCCGATACCAAAACTCTCCTGCGCCAATGGGCGAGTGCGGATCAAAATTCGGATGTGCGACAGATAGCAGTGCAACAATTAGCTCAAGTTTACAAGGATGACCCCGATACCAAAACTCTCCTGCGCCAATGGGCGAGTGCGGATCAAAATTCGGATGTGCGACAGATAGCAGTGCAACAATTAGCTCAAGTTGACAAGGATGACCCCGATACCAAAACTCTCCTGCGCCAACTGGCGAGTGCGGATAAAGATTCGGATGTGCGACGGACAGCAGTGCAACAATTAGCTCAAGTTGACAAGGATGACCCCGATACCAAAACTCTCCTGCGCCAACTGGCGAGTGCGGATAAAGATTCGGATGTGCGACAGATAGCAGTGCAACAATTAGCTCAAGTTTACAAGGAAGACCCCGACACCAAAACTCTCCTGCGCCAACTGGCGAGTGCGGATAAAAATTCGGCTGTGCGACGGACAGCGGTGGAACAATTAGCTCAAGTTTACAAGGATGACCCCGATACCAAAATTCTGCTGCGCGAATGGGCGAGTGCGGATAAAAATTCGGCTGTGCGACGGACAGCAGTGCAACAATTAGCTCAAGTTTACAAATATCAGTCTGAACTGTTCGATATTTACTACAACTGTGCTAAAGATGACCCCTTTGAGGGTAAACATGAATCGTCTAATCCAAACCCTCGCCGCGTTGCATTGGAGATAATTTTTAAGCAATTTCGTCAGCATCCTAAAACTTTACCACTGTTGCGCGACAAAGCAGAAAATGACCCAGATGAGGCAGTGCGGGAGTATGCAGAGAAACAGTTGAAACAGTGGCAAGGGTAAACATAAACTGAGGTTATGCCCAAGAAAATTAGAGAACTTAAAAGGTTATTGCTGCAAGCTGGGTTTACTTATAAACCTACAAAGGGTAGTCATAGTAAATGGATACATCCGTTATTGCCTCAAGCTATCATTATCGCTGGTAAAGATGGTAGCGATGCTAAGAGGATGTCTGAAAACTTTTTGATGTTGTATTTGAGACTTCTAGATCCCCCTAAATCCCCCTTAAAAAGGGGGACTTTGAGATTATTCCCCCCTTTTTAAGGGGGGCTAGGGGGGATCTAGCGAAATATTTAATACTTCTCAGACATCCTCTAAACCTTATTTAGAAAAGCAAGTTAATGAAGCACTTGCAGAATTAGAG
This window of the Nostoc sp. HK-01 genome carries:
- a CDS encoding nitrogenase cofactor biosynthesis protein NifB, encoding MTPQVTGSSVTESTPTQAKSGGCGCDSKSSATVEMDEKLQERIAKHPCYSEEAHHHYARMHVAVAPACNIQCNYCNRKYDCANESRPGVVSELLTPEEAAHKALVIAGKIPQMTVLGIAGPGDPLANPDKTFRTFELIADKAPDIKLCLSTNGLMLTEYIDRIKQLNIDHVTITLNTIDPEIGAQIYSWVHYKRKRYRGVEGAKILLEKQLEGLQALREADILCKVNSVMIPGINDQHLVEVNKAIRERGAFLHNIMPLISAPEHGTHFGLTGQRGPSQKELKSVQDQCAGNMKMMRHCRQCRADAIGLLGEDRSQEFTKENFLEMAPEYDFSKRQEVHEGIEKFREEIKAAKEKAKAGKQQSANNPKILVAVATKGGGLVNQHFGHVKEFQVYEVDGNEVRFVSHRKIDQYCQGGYGEAATAENIMKTIADCKAVLVSKIGNCPKEKLHEAGIQTVEAYDVIEKVALEFYEQYVKELGNRE
- a CDS encoding GDP-D-mannose dehydratase, giving the protein MQKKALICGVSGQDGAYLAELLLNRGYIVCGTSRDAQMSSFHNLVRLGIRDQIKLASVALTDFRSVLQVLTKIQPDEVYNLAGQSSVGLSFEQPVETLESIATGTLNLLEAIRFIGAPIKLYNAGSSECFGNTGEQPADEDTPFRPRSPYGVAKATAFWEVANYREAYGLFACSGILYNHESPLRPERFVTQKIISAACRIAQGTDNHLYLGNLSVRRDWGWAAEYVNAMYLMLQQEQPDDYVIATGETSKLEDFVAQAFACVGLDWQEYVTTDSSLLRPTDIVVGRGNPAKAKEKLGWQAQYTMKDVVRMMIEEKQKDYL